The Pirellulimonas nuda genome includes a region encoding these proteins:
- a CDS encoding DUF6786 family protein: protein MKRLHPHLLVLTLMTITGAGATGHAATFGDDAAFLRPHTEVVVLKDASGQSQLIVAPAWQGRVMTSTARGAQGDSFGWINRELIASGKVEPHINVFGGEDRFWLGPEGGQFSIFFAEGAPFDLEHWFTPPSLDTEPFEVESKSDEHVTLSRRIDLVNYSGAQFNIDVKREVRLLDAGDALKELGTELPPKVDAVAFESINSIANAGQNAWKKDSGLLSIWVLGMFRASPESAVVIPYQKGSVAERGVVVNDDYFGKVPADRLVVEDDVLFFRADAQKRSKIGLTPSRARPVLGSYDSATHTLTLVQFTLPPDASDYVNSMWELQDEPFSGDAVNSYNDDGNLGSFYELESSSPALALRPGASATHRHRTIHLQGSEEALDPIAQAMLGVGLEAIRNAFAQ, encoded by the coding sequence ATGAAGCGATTGCACCCTCACCTGCTCGTGTTGACACTCATGACGATTACTGGCGCCGGTGCTACAGGCCATGCCGCTACGTTTGGCGACGACGCGGCGTTCCTGCGTCCGCACACCGAAGTCGTCGTGCTGAAGGATGCTTCGGGCCAGTCGCAGCTCATCGTGGCGCCCGCTTGGCAAGGGCGCGTGATGACCAGCACCGCCCGCGGCGCCCAGGGCGATAGCTTCGGCTGGATCAACCGCGAGCTGATCGCGTCGGGCAAGGTCGAGCCCCACATCAATGTGTTCGGCGGAGAGGACCGCTTCTGGCTCGGGCCCGAAGGGGGGCAGTTCTCGATTTTCTTCGCCGAGGGCGCCCCGTTCGACCTCGAGCACTGGTTCACCCCCCCGTCGCTCGACACCGAGCCGTTCGAGGTAGAAAGCAAGTCCGACGAGCATGTCACGTTGTCGCGTCGGATCGACCTGGTGAACTACTCCGGCGCCCAATTCAACATCGATGTCAAGCGAGAGGTGCGGCTGCTGGACGCCGGGGACGCCCTCAAGGAGTTGGGGACCGAGCTCCCTCCGAAGGTCGACGCGGTCGCGTTTGAGTCGATCAACTCGATCGCCAACGCGGGGCAGAACGCGTGGAAGAAGGACTCGGGGCTGCTTTCTATCTGGGTCCTCGGCATGTTCCGGGCCTCTCCGGAATCGGCCGTCGTGATCCCCTACCAGAAGGGGTCGGTCGCTGAGCGCGGTGTTGTGGTGAACGACGACTACTTCGGCAAGGTGCCCGCGGATCGCTTGGTGGTGGAAGACGACGTCCTCTTCTTCCGCGCCGACGCACAGAAGCGGAGCAAGATCGGGCTCACGCCGAGCCGCGCCAGGCCGGTGCTGGGCAGCTACGACTCCGCGACCCACACGCTAACGCTGGTGCAGTTCACGCTGCCGCCCGACGCCTCCGACTACGTCAACTCGATGTGGGAGCTGCAGGACGAGCCGTTCAGCGGCGACGCGGTGAACAGCTACAACGACGACGGAAACCTGGGCAGCTTCTACGAACTCGAAAGCTCGTCCCCCGCCCTGGCCCTGCGGCCGGGGGCGTCCGCCACCCACCGGCACCGGACGATCCACCTGCAAGGGAGCGAAGAGGCGCTGGACCCAATCGCCCAAGCCATGCTCGGGGTCGGCCTGGAGGCTATCCGAAACGCCTTTGCGCAATAG
- a CDS encoding 3-keto-disaccharide hydrolase, with amino-acid sequence MQPRTPAFDRCSCAPWACVFVLGLIGLGVDASAQTPSGWLIHDMDRPQPRVVQPAPLSLPTPAPADARVLFDGADLTEWRSEEGGPARWVIRDGYMESVPDSGKLISADGFGDIQLHLEWAAPAKPAGVGQARGNSGVFLMGEYEVQVLDSFQSETYPDGQAAAIYGQYPPLVNACLPPGEWQSYDILFRRPRFDHQGDLLQPARIDVIHNGVWVQIDRRLWGPTSWLQNFPYEPHAERLPLALQDHGNPVRYRNIWVRDLPEADTRGPSVIRPYVPVSLARLEALVGSYGVGDETPFEVSLKEGRLRLQAPGRVPLELMPADDNKFLLRYTDGHVLFYDDADRQGASLEFFLGGGQYRSHRAEAGAPE; translated from the coding sequence ATGCAGCCAAGAACGCCCGCTTTCGACCGATGTTCCTGCGCCCCCTGGGCGTGCGTGTTTGTGCTCGGGCTGATCGGCCTGGGAGTTGACGCATCGGCCCAGACCCCTTCGGGCTGGCTGATCCACGACATGGACCGCCCGCAGCCGAGGGTAGTGCAACCCGCGCCCCTCTCGCTGCCGACGCCGGCGCCGGCCGACGCCCGCGTGTTGTTTGACGGCGCCGATCTGACTGAGTGGCGTTCGGAGGAGGGAGGGCCCGCGCGTTGGGTGATCCGCGACGGCTACATGGAATCGGTGCCCGATAGCGGCAAGCTGATCTCGGCGGACGGATTCGGCGACATCCAGCTCCACTTGGAGTGGGCGGCGCCTGCCAAGCCCGCGGGGGTTGGGCAGGCACGCGGCAACAGCGGGGTGTTCCTCATGGGCGAGTACGAGGTGCAGGTGCTCGACTCGTTTCAGAGCGAGACCTACCCCGACGGGCAGGCCGCCGCGATCTACGGGCAGTACCCGCCGCTGGTAAACGCCTGCCTGCCCCCCGGCGAGTGGCAGTCGTACGACATCCTGTTCCGCCGCCCCCGGTTCGACCATCAGGGCGATCTGCTCCAGCCGGCGCGGATCGACGTGATCCACAACGGCGTGTGGGTGCAGATTGATCGCCGGTTGTGGGGGCCCACCTCGTGGCTGCAAAACTTCCCCTACGAGCCGCACGCGGAGCGTCTGCCGCTCGCCCTGCAGGACCACGGCAACCCGGTCCGCTACCGCAATATCTGGGTGCGGGACCTGCCCGAAGCCGACACGCGGGGCCCCTCCGTGATCCGGCCCTACGTGCCGGTTTCGCTCGCCCGGCTCGAAGCGTTGGTCGGGAGCTACGGGGTCGGAGACGAGACTCCCTTCGAGGTTTCACTGAAAGAAGGGCGCCTGCGACTGCAAGCGCCGGGGAGGGTCCCGCTTGAGCTCATGCCCGCCGACGACAACAAGTTCTTGCTGCGGTACACGGACGGCCACGTTCTGTTCTACGACGACGCCGACCGGCAGGGCGCAAGCCTGGAGTTCTTTCTTGGCGGGGGCCAGTACCGTTCGCACCGCGCTGAAGCGGGCGCGCCCGAGTGA
- a CDS encoding molybdopterin-dependent oxidoreductase, with the protein MTPNEPQLPPNQQLVAAGKWPVVGERAPRADEAPWAIAIEGLVDRPARHALETLCGRPLVERTVDIHCVTRWSKLGANFGGLRLFELLDEAGVQSAARYVSFVSRSARGHSTSLQLDECRALDPLIVFEHEGRPLEVEHGGPVRVVVEGKYFYKSVKWLETVRLLADDRLGYWEAESGYHNGADPWREERYMAPSLSKREAERLIASRDFSHRDLRSIDAADRDLTGLRAVGALLRDANFRRCLLTGADLQGANFSNAHLEDCQARDASFRNADLEGANLNGADLKGADLRGASLLGATFSDEDGIETGRGARIDGSTRMDAAAIEQLAPPQRLYVEAHRPDVGG; encoded by the coding sequence ATGACGCCGAACGAACCCCAGCTACCCCCGAACCAACAGCTCGTCGCCGCAGGCAAGTGGCCCGTGGTGGGGGAGCGTGCGCCGCGGGCCGACGAAGCGCCTTGGGCGATCGCGATCGAGGGGCTCGTCGACCGGCCCGCCCGGCACGCCCTCGAAACGCTTTGCGGCCGGCCGCTGGTCGAACGCACCGTTGATATCCACTGCGTGACGCGGTGGTCGAAGCTGGGGGCGAATTTCGGCGGGTTGCGGCTGTTCGAGCTGCTCGACGAAGCGGGGGTCCAATCTGCCGCGCGGTATGTCTCGTTCGTGTCGCGGAGCGCGCGCGGGCACTCCACGTCGTTGCAGCTGGACGAATGCCGGGCGCTCGACCCGCTGATCGTGTTCGAGCACGAGGGCCGGCCGCTGGAGGTAGAGCACGGCGGCCCGGTGCGGGTGGTGGTCGAAGGGAAGTACTTCTACAAGAGCGTGAAGTGGCTCGAGACGGTCCGGCTGCTGGCCGACGACCGCTTGGGCTACTGGGAAGCAGAAAGCGGCTACCACAACGGCGCCGACCCTTGGCGGGAAGAGCGGTACATGGCGCCGTCGCTGTCTAAACGCGAGGCAGAGCGTCTGATCGCCAGCCGCGACTTCTCGCACCGCGACCTGCGGAGCATCGACGCCGCGGACCGCGACCTCACCGGGCTGCGGGCGGTGGGGGCGCTATTGCGCGACGCCAACTTCCGCCGCTGCCTGCTGACGGGCGCCGACCTGCAAGGGGCGAACTTCTCCAACGCACACCTAGAAGACTGCCAGGCGCGTGACGCGTCGTTCCGCAACGCCGATCTCGAAGGGGCAAACCTGAACGGCGCCGACCTCAAAGGCGCCGACCTGCGAGGGGCGTCACTGCTGGGCGCAACGTTCAGCGACGAAGACGGCATCGAGACAGGCCGCGGCGCCCGCATCGACGGCTCGACCCGGATGGACGCCGCAGCCATCGAGCAACTGGCGCCTCCGCAGCGGCTGTACGTCGAGGCGCATCGGCCGGACGTGGGAGGTTGA
- a CDS encoding ROK family protein: protein MISNDNRVVLTLDAGGTNFAFAAIRAGERIAGPVTLPSAGDNLQQSLANLYEGFERVAALAGGAFSAISFAFPGPADYRQGVIYNVGNLPAYAGGVPLAELLGQRFGVPVHINNDGDLFAFGEAIAGMLPEVNARLESIGAARRFRNLIGLTLGTGFGGGVVLDGKLLAGDNSLSGEVWLMHNGGQPGVNAEEGASIRAVTRAYAAAAPGAPPELTPRDIAEIARGERDGDRSAAREAFAQLGRTVGDAVANLVTVLDGLVVIGGGLSAAHALFLPACLEVVNGRFPSAHGASRRLVQQAYNLEDAPSAEAFYNAANATGASGQLPPYQPITAIGVSRLGANEAVNVGAYAVALGGA from the coding sequence GTGATCTCGAACGACAACCGGGTTGTGCTGACGCTCGACGCCGGGGGGACCAACTTCGCCTTCGCGGCCATCCGCGCAGGGGAACGGATCGCTGGGCCGGTCACGCTCCCCTCCGCGGGCGACAACCTTCAGCAGAGCCTTGCCAACCTGTACGAAGGGTTTGAACGCGTGGCGGCGCTCGCGGGGGGCGCGTTCTCGGCGATTAGCTTCGCCTTCCCCGGGCCGGCCGACTACCGGCAGGGGGTGATCTACAACGTCGGCAACCTGCCCGCGTACGCCGGCGGCGTCCCCCTGGCCGAGCTGCTGGGCCAACGGTTCGGCGTGCCCGTGCACATCAACAACGACGGCGACCTGTTCGCCTTTGGCGAGGCGATCGCGGGGATGCTGCCCGAGGTGAACGCGCGGCTCGAATCGATCGGCGCCGCGCGTCGCTTCCGCAACCTCATCGGCCTGACCCTGGGGACCGGGTTCGGGGGCGGGGTGGTGCTGGATGGCAAGCTGCTCGCAGGCGACAACTCCCTCAGCGGCGAGGTGTGGCTGATGCACAACGGCGGGCAGCCCGGCGTGAACGCCGAAGAGGGGGCGAGCATCCGCGCCGTTACCCGCGCCTACGCGGCCGCGGCGCCGGGGGCGCCCCCCGAGCTCACCCCCCGTGATATCGCCGAGATTGCTCGGGGCGAGCGCGACGGCGATCGGTCGGCCGCGCGCGAAGCGTTCGCCCAGCTCGGCCGCACCGTCGGCGACGCGGTCGCGAACCTCGTGACCGTGCTAGACGGCCTGGTGGTGATCGGCGGAGGCCTCTCGGCCGCGCACGCGCTCTTCCTGCCGGCGTGCCTTGAGGTAGTGAACGGCCGCTTCCCTTCGGCGCACGGGGCGTCCCGACGGTTGGTGCAGCAGGCCTACAACCTAGAAGACGCACCAAGCGCCGAGGCTTTCTACAACGCCGCAAACGCCACGGGCGCGTCAGGCCAACTGCCCCCGTACCAGCCGATCACCGCGATCGGCGTCTCTCGGCTAGGCGCCAACGAGGCCGTAAATGTTGGCGCCTACGCCGTGGCGCTCGGCGGCGCGTAG
- a CDS encoding sugar MFS transporter yields MPGLTSTPPSSNEGDPSTGSGASGGVAYAAGPFAIVTVLFFFWGFITVMNDVLIPFLKESFTLTYFQAGLVQFAFFGAFFVVSLIYFLASLSSGDPINRIGYQRTIVIALVICAAGCALFAPAAGAVSYPFFLGALFLLATGVTILQIAANPYAAILGRPENASARLNLAQGFNSLGTTIAPIAGGLLLYEVFATGGEVTLDAIKTPYLIYAGMFLLLAVLVGLSKLPSIGGGKSTGGGSALAFPQLRLGMAAIFLYVGAEVAIGSYLVSFMSHESVMGFAEGVASGFLAYYWGGAMIGRLCGAIAMSDSKDPGNKPLYMVLTAVALSGLIYLVTAVRFEEGQLALRFMPIIDVAPYLVLVGLCLAAFAISRGKPAVVLAVFSVALVALLLVAAVSTGKIALWAALGAGLFNSIMWSNIFTLAIDDLGEHTSQGSSLLVMMIVGGALIPLAMGHAADLYGIRAAFFVPVLSYVYIAFYGWWSHQRLARKHRMA; encoded by the coding sequence ATGCCAGGCCTGACCAGCACGCCCCCGAGCAGCAATGAGGGCGATCCTTCTACCGGCAGCGGCGCTTCTGGCGGCGTCGCCTACGCGGCGGGGCCGTTTGCGATCGTGACAGTGCTGTTCTTCTTCTGGGGGTTCATCACCGTGATGAACGACGTGCTGATCCCCTTCCTAAAGGAGAGCTTCACCCTCACGTATTTTCAGGCGGGGCTGGTGCAGTTCGCGTTCTTTGGGGCGTTCTTTGTCGTCTCGCTGATCTACTTCCTGGCGTCGCTTTCTAGCGGAGACCCGATCAACCGCATCGGCTACCAGCGGACGATTGTCATCGCGCTGGTGATCTGCGCCGCCGGCTGCGCGTTGTTCGCGCCCGCCGCGGGCGCGGTGTCGTACCCGTTTTTTCTCGGGGCGTTGTTCTTGTTGGCGACGGGGGTGACTATCCTGCAGATCGCGGCGAACCCCTACGCGGCCATCCTCGGCAGGCCGGAGAACGCCTCGGCGCGGCTCAACCTGGCGCAGGGGTTTAACTCGCTGGGGACCACCATCGCGCCGATCGCCGGCGGACTGCTGCTTTACGAGGTGTTCGCCACGGGGGGCGAGGTGACGCTCGACGCCATCAAGACGCCGTACCTGATCTACGCGGGCATGTTCCTGTTGCTGGCGGTGTTGGTTGGCCTGAGCAAGCTGCCGTCGATAGGGGGGGGCAAGAGCACGGGGGGCGGCAGCGCGCTGGCGTTCCCCCAACTCCGGCTGGGGATGGCGGCCATCTTCCTCTACGTCGGCGCCGAGGTGGCCATCGGCAGCTACCTGGTCAGCTTTATGTCGCACGAGAGCGTGATGGGGTTTGCCGAAGGCGTCGCCAGCGGCTTCCTGGCCTACTACTGGGGCGGAGCGATGATCGGCCGGCTGTGCGGCGCCATCGCTATGTCCGATTCGAAGGACCCCGGCAACAAGCCGCTGTACATGGTCCTTACCGCCGTGGCCCTCTCGGGGCTCATTTACCTGGTGACCGCAGTCCGTTTTGAAGAGGGCCAGCTAGCGCTCCGGTTCATGCCGATCATCGACGTTGCGCCCTACCTAGTGCTGGTGGGCCTTTGCCTCGCCGCGTTTGCGATCTCCCGGGGCAAGCCGGCGGTTGTGCTGGCGGTGTTCTCGGTGGCATTGGTGGCGCTGCTGCTGGTGGCGGCCGTGTCGACCGGCAAGATCGCCCTGTGGGCCGCGCTCGGCGCGGGGCTGTTCAACTCCATCATGTGGTCGAACATCTTCACGCTGGCGATCGACGACCTCGGCGAACACACCTCGCAGGGCTCGTCGCTGTTGGTGATGATGATCGTCGGGGGGGCCCTCATCCCGCTGGCGATGGGGCACGCGGCCGACCTGTACGGGATCCGCGCCGCGTTCTTCGTGCCGGTCCTTAGCTACGTCTACATCGCCTTCTACGGCTGGTGGAGCCACCAGCGCCTCGCCCGCAAGCACCGGATGGCCTAG
- a CDS encoding sulfatase family protein: MSCKPNAAGQRRLFSVLVAGAALAGVATLTDACQAADASSSKPNIVFILADDLGYGDVQCLNPERGKIATPSMDRLAQQGMTFTDAHTSSSVCTPTRYSILTGRYNWRTRLQQGVLYGYDKPLIADDRLTVAGFLKQHGYATGAIGKWHLGMDLPTTDGAPINNNNPKNIDWQAKVENGPVTRGFDYFYGITASLDMPPYIYIENDKFVGQGTATKAFNRKGPAEPDFEAVDVLPMIGKKAVEFISKQDASTPFFAYIAFTSPHTPILPSAEWQGKSELGKYGDFVMQTDAVVGEIIDAIDAAGLADNTIVIVTSDNGCSKAADIAGMQRKGHYPSAHLRGSKSDLWDGGHRVPFFVRWPAVIEAGTTSDQLVGQLDLMATCADILGESVPDGSGEDSVSFRPALSGQPIDSTRAGLVHHSIGGYFAYRQGKWKLLLSRGSGGWSAPNENRVPEGSPVAQLYDMESDPGETNNLYESRPEVVSELLGQLTADVKNGRSTEGAKAKNDVDRVVVWKGKK, translated from the coding sequence ATGAGTTGCAAACCGAACGCTGCTGGTCAGCGACGCCTTTTCTCCGTACTTGTGGCCGGCGCGGCGCTTGCGGGCGTTGCGACGCTAACGGACGCGTGCCAAGCGGCCGACGCGTCTTCGTCGAAGCCGAACATCGTGTTCATTCTTGCCGATGATCTTGGCTACGGGGACGTGCAGTGCCTGAACCCCGAGCGGGGCAAGATAGCGACCCCCTCGATGGACCGGCTGGCCCAGCAGGGGATGACGTTCACCGACGCCCACACCAGCTCCTCGGTTTGCACGCCCACGCGTTACTCGATCCTGACGGGCCGCTACAACTGGCGGACCCGTTTGCAGCAAGGCGTGCTCTACGGTTATGACAAACCGCTGATCGCCGACGACCGGCTCACGGTGGCGGGTTTCTTGAAGCAGCACGGGTACGCCACGGGCGCCATCGGCAAGTGGCACCTAGGGATGGACCTGCCGACAACCGACGGCGCGCCCATCAACAACAACAACCCCAAGAACATCGACTGGCAAGCAAAGGTCGAGAACGGCCCGGTCACGCGAGGTTTCGACTACTTCTACGGCATCACCGCCTCGCTCGACATGCCCCCCTACATCTACATCGAGAACGACAAGTTCGTGGGCCAGGGGACGGCGACCAAGGCCTTCAACCGAAAAGGGCCGGCCGAACCCGATTTCGAAGCGGTCGACGTGCTGCCGATGATCGGCAAGAAGGCGGTCGAGTTCATCTCCAAGCAAGACGCCTCAACGCCCTTCTTCGCGTACATCGCCTTCACGTCGCCCCACACGCCGATCCTGCCGTCGGCCGAATGGCAAGGCAAGAGCGAGCTGGGCAAGTACGGCGACTTTGTCATGCAGACCGACGCGGTGGTGGGAGAGATCATCGACGCGATCGACGCCGCGGGGCTGGCCGACAACACGATCGTGATCGTCACCAGCGACAACGGGTGCTCCAAGGCGGCAGACATCGCCGGCATGCAACGCAAGGGGCACTACCCCAGCGCTCACCTGCGCGGCTCGAAGTCGGACCTCTGGGACGGCGGCCATCGGGTGCCCTTCTTTGTCCGCTGGCCCGCGGTGATCGAAGCCGGCACGACGTCCGACCAGCTCGTCGGCCAGCTCGACCTGATGGCCACCTGCGCCGACATCCTTGGCGAGTCCGTCCCCGACGGCTCCGGCGAGGACAGCGTCAGTTTCCGGCCGGCGCTCAGCGGGCAACCGATCGATTCAACGCGGGCGGGCCTCGTTCACCACTCGATCGGCGGCTACTTTGCGTACCGCCAGGGCAAGTGGAAGCTGCTGCTCTCGCGAGGTTCCGGCGGGTGGTCGGCGCCCAACGAGAACCGTGTCCCCGAAGGAAGCCCCGTCGCTCAGCTCTACGACATGGAGTCCGATCCGGGAGAAACCAACAACCTCTACGAGTCGCGTCCCGAAGTCGTCAGCGAGCTGCTCGGCCAGCTAACCGCGGATGTCAAGAATGGCCGCAGCACGGAAGGGGCGAAGGCCAAGAACGACGTGGATCGCGTAGTGGTCTGGAAGGGCAAGAAATAG
- a CDS encoding DUF420 domain-containing protein translates to MPDAVAPLELLASLPGYDGFLGTRASFMLDFVFVAMLAVLPVMGWSIWMVRSRRAYTLHKWTQVTLAVVLLAAVAAFEIDMRMHGWQERAVATAAGGVPAAVWGALYVHLVFAISTAVLWPIVIARAWRRFASPPAPGAHSRSHRFWARLAAIDMTLTALTGWAFYWLAFVG, encoded by the coding sequence ATGCCCGACGCTGTCGCTCCGCTTGAACTGCTCGCCTCGCTCCCCGGCTACGACGGGTTCTTGGGGACGCGGGCCTCGTTCATGCTCGATTTCGTGTTCGTGGCGATGCTGGCTGTTCTACCCGTAATGGGCTGGAGCATCTGGATGGTGCGCAGCCGGCGCGCGTACACGCTGCACAAATGGACTCAGGTAACCTTGGCCGTGGTGCTGCTGGCGGCGGTGGCGGCATTCGAAATCGATATGCGGATGCACGGCTGGCAAGAGCGGGCCGTAGCGACCGCCGCCGGGGGAGTGCCCGCGGCGGTGTGGGGCGCCCTCTATGTCCACTTGGTGTTTGCGATCAGCACGGCCGTGCTTTGGCCGATCGTCATCGCGCGGGCGTGGCGCCGGTTTGCTTCGCCGCCGGCGCCCGGCGCCCACAGCCGCAGCCACCGCTTCTGGGCGCGGCTGGCGGCCATCGACATGACGCTGACGGCGCTCACCGGCTGGGCGTTCTATTGGCTGGCGTTTGTGGGGTGA
- a CDS encoding SLC13 family permease has protein sequence MTTADPADTPGWPLRGAPRTLALIAACVALAWGLAIVPEHAGISPAGRWTLAILVFAAGMWVTEAIPAVATSLLVIGLEIAILGHPGGVFATGPRDWEAFVAPWGSPLIWLFFGGFCLAAGAEKTGFDRRLALSTLGLFGTRPAMVLMGVMLITSVLSMFISNTATAALMFAIIGPLMGAPGQRDRLGRALLLGVAFAASIGGMGTIIGTPPNAIAVGVLADGVESGAATGARTVDFFGWMVLAVPPAALLIVLLWGFLTAFYLRGGAFRPGDALTFQLRTARPAPGWQLWVVQVVFLAAVLLWFSSPWHGVPAAVVAFLPICVFTTAGILTPLDLRRIPWDILLLIAGGLSLGVAIDQTGLAEWIVERLPLDGLAPWQLVLGLGYLTVALSNLMSNTVAANMVLPLALAFMARSDERLIVPIALCASLAACLVISTPPNAIVFSSGRLRAYDFLPGGLLLGTVGPLIVTAWCVWALRWM, from the coding sequence ATGACCACCGCTGACCCAGCCGACACGCCGGGCTGGCCGCTCCGGGGCGCCCCGCGGACGCTGGCATTGATCGCGGCCTGCGTGGCGCTGGCTTGGGGGCTGGCGATCGTGCCCGAGCACGCCGGCATCTCACCGGCGGGCCGCTGGACGCTGGCGATCTTGGTGTTCGCCGCGGGCATGTGGGTGACCGAGGCGATCCCGGCGGTCGCTACCAGCCTGCTGGTGATCGGCCTGGAGATCGCCATCCTCGGCCACCCCGGCGGCGTGTTCGCCACGGGGCCGCGCGACTGGGAGGCGTTTGTCGCCCCCTGGGGGAGCCCCCTTATCTGGCTCTTCTTCGGCGGCTTCTGCCTGGCCGCCGGCGCCGAGAAGACCGGCTTCGACCGCCGGCTGGCCCTGAGCACGCTGGGCCTGTTCGGCACGCGCCCCGCGATGGTACTGATGGGGGTGATGCTCATCACCAGCGTGCTCAGCATGTTCATCTCCAACACCGCCACGGCCGCATTGATGTTCGCCATCATTGGTCCGCTAATGGGAGCGCCGGGGCAGCGCGACAGGCTCGGCCGCGCGCTGCTGCTGGGCGTGGCGTTTGCCGCCAGCATCGGCGGCATGGGGACCATCATCGGCACGCCCCCCAACGCGATCGCCGTAGGGGTGCTGGCCGACGGCGTTGAGAGCGGCGCTGCGACCGGCGCGCGCACCGTCGACTTCTTCGGTTGGATGGTGCTGGCGGTTCCGCCGGCCGCGCTATTGATCGTTCTGCTGTGGGGCTTTCTGACGGCGTTCTACCTGCGCGGCGGCGCCTTCCGCCCGGGCGACGCCCTGACGTTCCAGCTACGCACCGCGAGGCCCGCCCCGGGGTGGCAGTTGTGGGTCGTGCAGGTAGTCTTCCTGGCGGCCGTGCTGCTGTGGTTCAGCAGCCCCTGGCACGGCGTGCCCGCCGCGGTGGTGGCGTTCTTGCCGATCTGCGTGTTCACCACCGCCGGCATCCTCACGCCGCTCGATTTGCGCCGCATCCCTTGGGACATCCTGCTGCTGATCGCCGGCGGTCTGTCGCTTGGCGTGGCGATCGACCAGACCGGCCTGGCTGAGTGGATCGTCGAGCGGCTGCCGCTCGACGGGCTGGCGCCGTGGCAGTTGGTGCTGGGCCTGGGCTACCTGACCGTCGCGCTGTCGAACCTGATGAGCAACACCGTGGCCGCCAACATGGTGCTGCCGCTGGCGCTTGCATTCATGGCCCGCAGCGACGAGCGGCTGATCGTGCCCATCGCGCTGTGCGCATCGCTGGCGGCCTGCCTGGTGATCAGCACGCCCCCCAACGCCATCGTCTTCAGCTCGGGCCGCCTGCGGGCCTACGACTTCCTCCCCGGCGGGCTGCTGCTGGGTACGGTGGGGCCGCTGATCGTGACGGCGTGGTGCGTTTGGGCGCTGCGGTGGATGTAG